The Synechococcus sp. RS9916 DNA segment CGGCACGCCCGAGGGATTGACCCTTGGTGGTGACACAGAGGCAGACAGCGATGCCAATCCTGAAACCTCATCTATGTCCAGTGATGCTCCTGTTCAGGCCGCAGCACCGGTCACCACCGAACGATCGGAAGCTGTACCGGCCGAGGCTCCCATCACAGCGCCGTTCCTCGGGTCTTGCCTGCTTGATTCCAGTCAGATTCCACTGGAAGAGGTCATCGCCTACCTCGACCGACAGGCACTATTTGCGGGTCAATGGCAGATGCGCAAAAGCAAAGAGCAATCCCGTGAGGCCTATGAACAGGAACTGGCTGACAAAGCGGAACCCGTTCTTCAGGCTTGGTTGACCAGGATTCGCAACGAAGGATTGCTGCAGCCAGCCGTGGCTTATGGCTATTTCCCGTGCGGGCGGCGCGACAATAGCGTTGAGGTCTTTGAGCCCACTGGAGACGGTCGTTTGGGACGCTTCACCCTGCCCCGTCAACGGGGTGGGAATCGCTACTGCATCGCCGACTTCTTCAACGACGTTGTTGACGATGGACCAAGTGACGTTCTGCCGATGCAAGCCGTAACCATGGGTGAGGTCGCCAGTCAGTTCAGTCAGTCTCTGTTTGCAGCTGACGCCTACAGCGATTATCTCTATTTCCATGGTCTTGCCGTCCAGATGGCTGAAGCACTGGCGGAGTGGACCCATGCACGCATCCGTCGCGAATGCGGCTTCTCAGACCCTGATGGGATGCCTCTGCGCGATGTTCTGGCCCAGCGTTACCAAGGCAGTCGTTATTCCTTTGGCTATCCCGCCTGCCCCAATGTGGGGGACTCCAGAGATCAGCTGATTTGGTTGGGTGCTGATCGCATTGGCTTAACGATGGATGAGTCAGAGCAATTGCATCCTGAGCAGAGCACCACAGCATTGGTCGCTCTTCACAGCAAGGCGCGCTACTTCAGCGCCTGAACCCCGCTCAGAGCGGAACGGTCACCCGCAGACTGGTGACTGTTCTGCACTGACGCCATGGATCTCAGCGGACCCGACGCCATCGACAAAGCCATCGCCGCAGGGATCGACCTGGATGGCTCCCCCCTGCCCGAAGCAATGCTCGGGCTTTACAACGACGTGATGGACAAGGAAGGACAACGCAAGCGCAGCGGAGTGCGCAAGTCGATGCGCAATCGCGTGGTCCGCACGGGTGCGAAGCACTTCGACCAGGAGACCCTGAATCAACGGCTCATTGAAGCGGGCTGGGATGGCCTCAAGGAGAAGGAGATCGCTTTCTTCTACGGATGAGGGCAGAAGCCTTTCAAACAGCAGCTGAGAGCCCTCTCAAAGGACGACGGGGCTCTCTGTCCATCCAGGCTCACTCCTGGCAGAGCTTTTGCATGGTGTCGATGACCTCTTGCTGGAATTCCTCGAGGGCGCTGGACTCGCTCAGATCAATGCCTTCACCGGCTGCGTTCTGAGCCAAATCCTGGAAATGAAAGGCACCCTCGCCATTGGCCAAAAATTCGATGGCCGATGATTCGCCGCTTTCGCGAAAGGCATCGCACAGCGCCAGGAAGGCGGCGTCTTCAGTGAACTCCCAATCCATCGAGGAGGCATGACTGATCGACCTTTAACGCCTCGCCCCCGGGATCCGTCAACCACCTTGTCGCGCAATGTGCCATTAATCCGGCAGAATCCAGGCATTGTTCTGCCGTCGATGAGCGTGCAAAACCCTTCCGGCGCTGAGGTTCTCAACGTTTTGGGCCAGCCTTTGGACAGTTGTAGTTGTGAACCGATGACAGGTTGGTTCCGCGACGGCACCTGCCGAACTGATCAAAGCGATTTAGGACGTCACAGTGTGTGTTGCGTGATGACCGAAGGATTTCTGAGTTACAGCAAGGCTCAGGGAAACGACCTGTCCACCCCCGTACCCGCCTTTGGCTTTCCCGGTCTGAAGCCTGGGGATCACTGGTGCGTCTGTGCACCGCGCTGGAAACAGGCCCATGAGGATGGGATGGCCCCACCGGTCTGTCTTGAATCGACAGAACAGAGCACGCTTGAGGTGATCCCTCTGAAGGTGCTGCAGCCCATGGCCTACCAGGGGATGGGCTGACCGTCCCAGGCCAGGAAGGAACCGCTCTGGTCGGGGCCTTGGTTCATCAGCACCTCGAGCAGATGCCCTGCAGCCCGTTCAGGGCTGAACAAGGATTCCGGTCGGACAAACGACTGAAAAGGCTTCGACAAGGCCGTATCCGTCGTCCCTGGATGAAGCAACAACACTGTCGCCTGGGGGAAGCGTCGAGCCCACTCCAAGCTCAATGTTTTCAAGTACATGTTCTGGGCTGCTTTTGCGCCGCGATAGGCGTACCAACCTCCACTGCGGTTGTCGGTGATGCTTCCAACCCGAGCACTGAGGCTGGCGTAATGAAAGGGACGTGACCGTTCCAAGCACGGCTCGATTGCTTTGGCGAGCAGCAATGGTGCGGCGGCATTGACCGCGAAGCAAGCGTTGAGGGCATGCAGATCCACCTGCTGGAGCCGTTTTTCCGGCGTAATCGCAGGGGCATCACCGTCGGCACGGTGCAGCAGGCCTGTGGCATTGATCACCAACCGCAGGGGTAGGGAATCAGCGATCAGCTTCTGCTGAAACGCCTCGAGGCTGGGGGGAGATTCGAGATCGACCGACCAATCGATACCCGCGGCCAATTCACGGCCACACAGCGTCACCTCCAGCTGGGGGTGGTTCATCCGAAGGCTCGACGCCAGTGCTCGGCCGATGCCTCCGGCCCCCACCACCAACGCCCGTCCCGACCAAGGCATGCTCATGGCCAGACCATTGCAGCAACGCTCCGCATGCTGATGAAGCCAAGAAGGGCCAGGATAGTTCTCTGATTTGAAGCTCCTTGTGATGTTGTCCGGGCGCTCGCCATGGACTCTGCTGATGGCCCTCGGCTGTCTCAGCCTCGCCATTCCTTTGGCAGTGCGCTTAGGGGGTGCATTGCCTTGGGATGGGTCAACCTCCCCAGCCAAGGGGGGCGACAGACTGTTGGAGGCGCTGCTGGAGAGCGATCAGCCTGTCAGCGCTTCAAGCCTCCAAGGATCGGCCAGCCGAAGCAACGACAACGGCTCTGATCGCGATCCAAGCGGCCGGCCTAACTCATCAAGAGTGGAATCGACCTCAGGGCCGATTGCCACACCTCAGGTCCGGGTGGCGCTCCTGCGCCAGATTCCTCTCCGAAGCTTGGAAACCCAAGGGAACGGTCATTGCCAAGACCGACAGGGCAAGACCTACACAGCCATCAACATCCAGGGCTGGACAGGATCGCCATTGAGGTGTCGGAGCATTGGCGCTGGGGCCATCGTCGTTAACGGACTCGCCTACCAAGGGACGATCGAACTGGTGCGTTCAGGTGATGAATGGCTTCCTGTCAATCACCTCGACTTGGAAACGTACGTCGCATCCGTGGTGGGTGCGGAAATGCCAAGCCATTGGAGTCGGGAAGCGCTGAAAGCGCAGGCGGTCGCTGCCCGTTCCTACGCGCTCGTCCATTTGGTGCGACCCGCCACCAGCCTTTATCACCTCGGCGACACCACACGTTGGCAGGTGTATGGGGGCGAAACCAGCACGGCGCCTAGCACATTGGCTGCCGCACGTGCCACAAAAGGCCAGGTCCTCAGTTTTAGGGGTGGTCTGGTGGAGAGCCTCTATGCGGCCACGGAATCGATCAGCGCTGAAGCCCATGGCCATCTCGGCGCCAGCATGAGCCAAACAGGAGCCCATGCCTTGGCACAGCAGGGGCACTCCTACACGCAAATTCT contains these protein-coding regions:
- a CDS encoding DUF4090 family protein; the protein is MDLSGPDAIDKAIAAGIDLDGSPLPEAMLGLYNDVMDKEGQRKRSGVRKSMRNRVVRTGAKHFDQETLNQRLIEAGWDGLKEKEIAFFYG
- a CDS encoding DUF2237 family protein — translated: MSVQNPSGAEVLNVLGQPLDSCSCEPMTGWFRDGTCRTDQSDLGRHSVCCVMTEGFLSYSKAQGNDLSTPVPAFGFPGLKPGDHWCVCAPRWKQAHEDGMAPPVCLESTEQSTLEVIPLKVLQPMAYQGMG
- a CDS encoding SDR family NAD(P)-dependent oxidoreductase, which gives rise to MSMPWSGRALVVGAGGIGRALASSLRMNHPQLEVTLCGRELAAGIDWSVDLESPPSLEAFQQKLIADSLPLRLVINATGLLHRADGDAPAITPEKRLQQVDLHALNACFAVNAAAPLLLAKAIEPCLERSRPFHYASLSARVGSITDNRSGGWYAYRGAKAAQNMYLKTLSLEWARRFPQATVLLLHPGTTDTALSKPFQSFVRPESLFSPERAAGHLLEVLMNQGPDQSGSFLAWDGQPIPW
- a CDS encoding SpoIID/LytB domain-containing protein; protein product: MLSGRSPWTLLMALGCLSLAIPLAVRLGGALPWDGSTSPAKGGDRLLEALLESDQPVSASSLQGSASRSNDNGSDRDPSGRPNSSRVESTSGPIATPQVRVALLRQIPLRSLETQGNGHCQDRQGKTYTAINIQGWTGSPLRCRSIGAGAIVVNGLAYQGTIELVRSGDEWLPVNHLDLETYVASVVGAEMPSHWSREALKAQAVAARSYALVHLVRPATSLYHLGDTTRWQVYGGETSTAPSTLAAARATKGQVLSFRGGLVESLYAATESISAEAHGHLGASMSQTGAHALAQQGHSYTQILDRYYKGAELARITANGP